Within the Emticicia oligotrophica DSM 17448 genome, the region TAGCGGCAAGGTAAAAGGCAATAAAATTTTTCTCTTTTCCTTGTAAACCCATATCAATGAGTCGGTGCATCAAAAATGAGAAAGCTACAAAGAAACCTAATATCAACCAACGCTTCGGATGTAAGAAAGAATCTACTCCAAAATATTTGGCTAAAAAAAATACAATTATAAAAAATACAGTGAAGATAAGTGTACGCAACATGAATAAGGATTTTAATTTTTAGGGATTTGCCTAATCACATTATACAATGAGATTCCGATTGAAAGTAAAGAACAAATAAGCGTAGCTATTGGGTTTTTATTGGCCATTTTTCCATCAATCCAATAACCTGCCCAAGTGCCTAGCCCAATCGTAAGGGCCATCTGCATACCAATTTGGGTGAATACAAGCCAATTTTGTTTTTCTTTCATCTGGAATTATTCTATTATGCCGAAAAATAAAGGTTTAAATTTTAATATAATTTTTGTACTCTCCTATTCGCCAACCAGTTAGCTGCTCAAATCTCATCAGAATTCTATTTTTTAATGAATACTTTTTTTGTTTGATATCAAAATCAAAAGCCCAATTCATACGCTCAATTCGGGGCTGTATAACTTTGGGATGCGTGCCTTTAAATAGTGTTAATGAATCTATTCCTGAATAATCAAAATCAACGTTGGCAGGTTGTTGTTCATCAAGTTCTTGGTCTGTATGCCAAAAATAAGATAAACCACGAACTTTATCGGTCATTTTTTGAGGTGGCTTCACCCATCCATAATGATAGATGTGGGCTTCAATTGGTTTAACTCTTAATTTACTATTATCATTTTTCCTAAAACCTTGAGCATCTCGATAGGAAACCACTTGCTTTGTATGACGAATAATACGTATTTCGTTCCGATACCATTTTCTAGAATCTGCTACATATTTATAAGCCCCATAAAAATGCGTATATTTGAATAAAAGGCCTTCCACTGCTATATCATCTTTATACTGAAGCATAGCCTCGCGAATCGTTTGATGATATTTTTCATGCACAACCTCATCGCTTTGTATATAAAAAGCCCAAGTGGTATCATCACTGATGGCAGCCAAAGCTTTATCTGTTTCTATGGCCAATACCCTACCGTCTTTTCTCAATGAATCGTCCCAAATAGTTTCAATAATGCGGATTTTATCAGATTTTATAGATTTAATTAAATCCAGTGTACCATCTTCTGAATTACCAACTGCTACTACGAATTCATCGCATAGAGGTAAAATAGATGTAATTGCTTCTATTACTGGGTAATCGTATTTATTGGCATTGCGGATTATTGTAAATCCTGTAACTTTCATAAGCTTTTAATTTGAGAAACTTAATGTGGTTGAATGAAAATTTCACTCATTTAGAATAATGAAGCAAATTTACCAAATAAAAAGTAGCATTTTGCACGCCCTCGTAGCCATATTTTAAAGCATCGGCCAAATCCATCGGGCGATTGAGAATCGAAGTAGCATATTGAATACCTATTGTTTGTAGCTCTTGGGGAGAAACTTCTAGTGTTCCACA harbors:
- a CDS encoding AtpZ/AtpI family protein — encoded protein: MKEKQNWLVFTQIGMQMALTIGLGTWAGYWIDGKMANKNPIATLICSLLSIGISLYNVIRQIPKN
- a CDS encoding glycosyl transferase, producing MKVTGFTIIRNANKYDYPVIEAITSILPLCDEFVVAVGNSEDGTLDLIKSIKSDKIRIIETIWDDSLRKDGRVLAIETDKALAAISDDTTWAFYIQSDEVVHEKYHQTIREAMLQYKDDIAVEGLLFKYTHFYGAYKYVADSRKWYRNEIRIIRHTKQVVSYRDAQGFRKNDNSKLRVKPIEAHIYHYGWVKPPQKMTDKVRGLSYFWHTDQELDEQQPANVDFDYSGIDSLTLFKGTHPKVIQPRIERMNWAFDFDIKQKKYSLKNRILMRFEQLTGWRIGEYKNYIKI